In Capsicum annuum cultivar UCD-10X-F1 chromosome 7, UCD10Xv1.1, whole genome shotgun sequence, one genomic interval encodes:
- the LOC107870126 gene encoding uncharacterized protein LOC107870126, translated as MEHNKMKPDLMKEEISMWYSKETYLKTYKAKLLPTRGENFWNILPEHAMDPPDFVKTIGRPRTKRTREKDTAIKRAGEWAHSRKGARMICSKCGSVTHNARTCKFDKEEQRAGLKRKRGRTEEEEEEKVQEKVQEDVYAVNCSGPPPTQEDDDYLMSTPGLPEQQYEPFGPARESESDPALRLQTVPEDITRLLARQTSRMSYSSWSRLIDFRGDLFGVSEPTDLPYSSTKLTWKGKRVVTSNQLENAREKNLGKLKAIKASGKSQI; from the exons ATGGAGCATAACAAAATGAAACCTGATCTTATGAAGGAAGAAATAAGTATGTGGTATAGTAAGGAAACTTACTTGAAGACATACAAGGCCAAGTTGTTACCTACAAGAGGTGAAAATTTTTGGAATATTTTGCCAGAACATGCAATGGATCCACCAGATTTTGTGAAAACTATTGGAAGACCAAGGACcaaaagaacaagagaaaaagaTACAGCAATTAAAAGAGCAGGAGAATGGGCTCACTCAAGAAAGGGAGCTAGAATGATATGTAGTAAGTGTGGTTCAGTAACACATAATGCAAGGACATGCAAG tttgataaAGAAGAACAAAGGGCAGGATTGAAGAGAAAAAGGGGCAgaactgaagaagaagaagaagaaaaagttcaagaaaaGGTGCAAGAGGACGTGTATGCTGTTAATTGTTCAGGCCCTCCACCAACACAAGAAGATGACGACTATTTAATGTCCACACCTGGACTGCCAGAACAACAGTATGAACCATTTGGTCCTGCCAGAGAGTCTGAAAGTGATCCAGCTTTGAGGCTTCAAACCGTTCCTGAAGACATTACAAGACTATTGGCAAGGCAAACTTCTAGAATGTCATACTCTTCTTGGAGCAGACTGATAGATTTTAGAGGTGATCTTTTCGGAGTAAGTGAGCCTACAGATCTTCCTTATTCATCCACTAAGCTTACTTGGAAAGGAAAAAGAGTTGTCACTAGCAATCAGTTGGAAAATGCAAGAGAGAAGAATCTGGGAAAGTTGAAGGCTATAAAGGCTAGTGGAAAATCCCAAATTTAA